The nucleotide window CCGTGACGTTGACGGTGCAGCCCTTGCCCGGGGTGCCCCACCGTCCCGGACACCTTCCGCTTTCGCCCCTCGTGATCGGGGCCCACACGCACGGCGATGCGGGCCCGGTGCCGTGGGCCGAACTGCCTCTGCGTGTGCACGCGCCTGCCGGGTTGCTGGCCGCCACGGAGGTCCAGACGGACGCGCAAGGGCGGGTCTCGATCGCCTGGTTACGCCCGCTCGCCGCAGAGGAACGTGTCGCCGTCGAGGTCGACGCCGTGGCGCTCATGGGGGCGCCCCTCGCGGCGACCTGGCCGCGCGTGCCCGTCGAGGTGCCGATGCGTGCGCTCACCTTCAACAGCTTGCGGGTGCGGCTCGAGGTCACCAGCACGTCGCGCCCGGGGGACGTGCTGGTGAGTCTCGGACGGGGCACCTTGATGCACGCGCTCTCCTCGGCATTGCCAGGCGCCGAGATCAGCGGGGCAAGCGCGGCGCCCCCGGCCGCGCAGAGCCCCCACGACGTGCTCGTCAGCGCCGATGTGCACTGGGCCTTCGCGTCCGCGCTCGGCGGCCGCAGCGTATGGTACGAGGCCAGGGCGTCACTCGAAGGCACGGATGCCTGGGGCGGTGAACACTTCGTGAAAAGCGACGTGACCGTCCAGGAGGCGGGCCTCGGCGAGCAGCACGCGGCCAAGCAGGCTGTGATCAAGCTGGCTCGCGCGCTCGGCCAAAAGGTCGCCGAAGCTTTGAAGCAGACGTACCCCACCAGCGGCGCCGCGGCGGGCGTCGTGCCAGAGGCCTCGGCTCAGAAGTAAAACCGCGCGCCCAGGAGCCCTTCGAAGTCGAGGCCCACGCCGGGTACCACATAAAGCGTGGGCGCGATCTCGGCGAACACTTCCAGGAAGGAAGGCCGTGAAAACATGAGGTCGAGCCCCACGGGCATGCGGCCTGCGAGCGCGACCGAGTCGTTGCTGTTGTTGTCGAAGCGGTCCTGATCGATGATCCAGATGCGGCCGCCCGCACCGATGTGCCAGTCGAGCGTGACCTTGCTGTAGACGAGGTTCTCTTGCCAGAGGTAGTCGACGTTGATGCCCACGTCGCTGAAGCCGTCGCGGCAGCGGACATACCCATCGCCGTTCCAGCAGCGGCCCCATCCGTAGCGGCTGACGCCGATGCCGAAATCGAGCGCTTGGCCGGGGCCCAGGAAGACCTTGCCCACGAGGCTGTTGGGAGAGCCAAGACCGAAACCCAGGCCGAACGTACGTGCGTTGCCCACTTCGGTGGCGTGGGCCGGTGCCGTTACCCCGAGGGCCGTCACGAACGCGGCGGTGCAGAGGAGTCGAGTGATGTTCACGGCGACCAATAACGACGAAGAAACGCAAAAGGTGCAAGTAAAAGGTTGGCAAAGCAAACGTAATGCCAGCAGTCCCTGGCCCAAGGCCCATGGGGAGCAGGGCGTCGGAAAATCACACGTGCACGAAGCACGTCTCGTGAGAAAATGGGGGCATCCGTGCGGCACGTCGGCGAGGGGTCGACCGAAAGAGCCACACGGCGGGAAAAAACGATGAGCGACTCCGATGCCTGGATCGGCAGCGTCTTGCAAGGGCGCTACCGTGTAATCGAACGTTTGGCGGAAGGGGCCATGGGGGTCGTGTACCGCGGCGAACGCCTGCAGCTGCAAAAGCCTGTGGCGATCAAATTCCTTCATCCTGGTGTGGCCCAACAAGAGTCTTTACGAAGACGCTTCGAGGTCGAAGCGCGGGCCATGGGCCGGCTGGCACACCCCAACTGCGTGTCCGTTTTGGATTTTGGCGTCGAGGACGTGCCCTACCTCGTGATGGAATACGCGCACGGGCGGAGTCTCCGGGCGCTCCTGCAGGACGGCCCCATGCCGAAGGCGCGGGCGCTGCACCTTGGTCGGCAGTTGCTGACGGCGCTCGTCCACGCGCACGCCCACGGCATCGTCCATCGCGACGTCAAACCCGAAAACGTCATGGTTCAACAAAGCGCCGGCCTCGAAGACCACCTGCGCGTGCTGGACTTCGGCTTGGCGAAGATGCTGGGCGATACGGGGCAACTCACCGCGGGGCTGACGGTGGGCACGCCCAACTACATGGCGCCCGAGCAAACGCAGGAGGGCGCCGTGGATGCCCGCGTGGATCTCTATGCGGCCGGGATCGTGCTCTTCGAGATGCTCACGGGGCGGCAGCCCTTCGCGGCGGATTCGGTGGGAGAGATTCTGCGGCGCCAGCTGCACATGCCGGCCCCGCTCTTGCGCCAGGTGCATCCCGCGGCGGGGATCTCCCCTGCGCTCGAAGCGGTGGTGTACAAGGCCATGGCCAAGCGACCCGACGAGCGGTTCGAAGGCGCGCAGCAGATGCTCGACGCCCTCGAGCGTGTGCCCGAGCTCGCGGCCGATGCGGCGTCTCCGCTCGTGGACGCAAGCCGTGTGGCGGCGCGCACGCCCCCACCGCCTTTGCCGCTGCAAGCGCGTTTGCCTCCCCCACCGGGCGGTAAAGCGGTCGTGGCGCCCCCCGTGATCGCACCCGGGTCCGGTCCCCTGCCTTCCGCGCAGGCGGCGCGTGCCGACGCGCCCAGCGAGCCCTCTGCGCAGCCCACGATCGTGCTGAGCGACGCCGACAACCTGGCAGCGGCAGACGGGACCGTGGGGGCTCACCGGGGCGCCTTCGGGGGCGCTGTGGGGGCCGCCTGGCAGCGCGCTCGGCTCGTGCCCGTCAAGGTCCGCTACGGCCTTCTGGCTCTGCTGGTGGCGGGCCTGGTGCTGTTCGTCTGGCCACGGGAACGCGGCGAGCCCACACCGGCAGAGGCTCCCTCCGCTGCGGCGTCGGCCTCTCGGGCGCGTGCGGAGGGCGAGCGCACGCCGGTCCCCGCCGCGGTCAAGGCCGCGCGGCCGTCACCGTCCGCGCAAAGCCCTGCCCCGGAGCCGCCGTCCCCCGCCGGTACCCCCCGCCCGGCGCGCGCCCCCGACCGCTGGGGAAAAGTGCCCGCCCGCGGCGCCAAGCCGGCGCGGGAGGGTGGCTCCCTGCGCCGTGCTTCCGATCGCGAGCGTTGGGGCTCGCGCTGGTGAGGGCCGTTGGCCGGCCCTCGGGCGCGGCCTAGGCCTTCCGCCCGCGCGTCAGCTGAGAGACGTCCCGGGCGGCGCCCCGCGAGGCGCTGGTGGTCATCAACGCATAGGCCTCGAGGGTGGGGGACACCCCGCGGTCGCGGTTCGGACGCCAGGCGTCTTTGCCCAGGGCTTCTCTTTCCGTTCGGCGTGCCTTCAAGGTGGCGTCATCGACCACGAGCTCCATGTGCCGTGCGGGGATATCGATGCGGATGAGGTCACCCTCGTGCACGAGCCCGATCGCGCCGCCTTCGGCCGCCTCGGGAGAGATGTGCCCGATGGACAAGCCCGACGTGCCCCCCGAAAAGCGGCCGTCGGTGATGAGCGCACAGGCCTTGCCGAGGCCCTTACCCTTGAGGAAAGACGTGGGGTACAGCATCTCCTGCATGCCGGGCCCGCCGCGGGGTCCCTCGTAGACGATGACCACCACGTCACCGGCCTTGATCTGGTTGTCCATGATGGCGTCGCACGCGGCGTCTTGTGAGTGGAACACGCGCGCGGGCCCCTCGAACTTCCAGATGGACTCGTCCACGCCGGCGGTCTTCACGATGCAGCCCTCCTCGGCGATGTTGCCGAAGAGCACCGCCAGACCGCCCTCCTGGCTGTAGGCGTGGGCGCCGTCGCGAATGCAGCCCTTCTGCGCGTCCATGTCGGCCTCGCCAAAGTACTTGTCCTGAGAGAACGCCACCTGCGTGGGCACACCGCCGGGGGCGGCGAGGGCACGTTGCCGTGCGGCCTCGGTGACGGTGGGGCGGCGCAGATCGTTTTCGTCGATGGCCTGTCCCATGCTGGAGCTGTGCACCGTGAGCACGTCACGGTGGATGAGCCCCAAGCGATCCAGCTCGCCCAGGATCGTGAAGATCCCTCCGGCCCGGTGCACGTCTTCCACGTGGTAATGAGACGAGGGCGCCACCTTGCACAGGTTCGGCACCTTGCGGGACAGGCGATCCATGTCGGCCATCGTGAAGTCCACACGCGCCTCGCGCGCGATGGCGAGGATGTGCAGCACGGTGTTCGTAGAGCCGCCCATGGCGATGTCGAGGGCCATGGCGTTCTCGAACGCCGCGAAGTTGGCGATGCTGCGCGGGAGCACGCTGCGGTCGTCCTGCAGATAGCGGCGCTTCGCCAGCTCCACGATGCGCTGGCCGGCCGCCTCGAAGAGCTCCCAGCGACGTGCGTGCGTGGCGAGCAGCGTGCCGTTGCCGGGCAGGGCCAGCCCCAAGGCCTCGTTCAGGCAGTTCATGCTGTTGGCGGTGAACATGCCCGAACACGAGCCGCAGGTGGGGCACGCAGAGCGCTCGAGCTCGGCCAGGTCCGCGTCGCTGACGCTGTCGTCGCTGGCGGCGATCATCGAGTCGATGAGGTCGAGTTTGCGTACGAGGGGCTTGCCGTCGCGGCTGTGCGTTCCCACGATCTTGCCCGCCTCCATGGGCCCACCCGAGACGAAAATTGTAGGGATGTCGAGGCGCATGGCCGCGATCAACATGCCGGGCGTGATCTTGTCGCAGTTCGAGATACACACCAGCGCGTCCGCGCAGTGGGCGTTCACCATGTACTCGACGCTGTCGGCGATGAGATCCCGGCTGGGCAGGCTGTAGAGCATGCCGCCGTGGCCCATGGCGATGCCGTCGTCCACGGCGATCGTGTTGAACTCGACGCCCCAGCCCCCCGCGGCGTCGATGACCTTCTTGACCCGCTGACCCACGTCGTGCAGGTGTACGTGGCCTGGCACGAACTGCGTAAAGCTGTTGGCGATGGCAATGATGGGCTTGTCGAAGTCAGCGTCCTTCATGCCGGTGGCCCGCCACAAAGAGCGGGCTCCTGCCATGTTGCGACCGTGGGTGGTGGTGCGGCTACGGTATCCAGGCATGGGGCTAACGTATAGGCGGCCTCGGCGCGTCCGTCCACCGGATTGCAGCCGCCGCGGGAGGGTGTGCGCGGCCTTGCGCCTGCCCGCCCGGACGCCCAACTTCAGGCCGCTTCGGTCGAGGGGCCCGGGGGCGGGGCGAGAATGAAGGGATCGCTGTAGATGTCTCGCAGGCGGGCCCCCGCCAAGAAGGCGCGCTTGCGCAGCGCCGTCACGAGGGTGGGATCTCCGCAGAGAAACACGCGCTGGTCCTTCGCCGCCCCTGCGCTCATCGCCAGCTCGTCGAGAGCGCCCACGGTCACACCCGCCTCGCCTGCGCCCTCACGCACGCAGGCGGTGTAGGAGACCTGAGGGTGCGTGCTGGCCAAGGCCCGCAGTTCGTCCTGTAGGTAGAGCCCGCGGGGCGTGCGCGCACCGTGAAAAAGCCGGATAGGTCCGCTGTGGCCTGCCCGGAGCGCGTCGCGCAGGATGCCGTAGAGCGGAGCGAGTCCCGTGCCCGTGCCCACCAGCAGGAGGGGCTGCGTGGGGCGACCTTCTACGTAAAAGCAAGACCCCGCCGGGCCTCGGAGGTTCACCAGGGCGCCCAGGGCACCGGGCGAGGCGAGCCACGTGCTCATCCGTCCCTGGGAAACCACGCGCACGTGCAAGGTCAGCGTGGGACCGTCCCCGGGCAGGTTGGCCAGGGAGTAACTGCGGGTGAGCCCATCCGCACGCACCACGTTGACGAACTGTCCGGCGCGGTAGGCGAACGTTTTCGTGGGGGCCAGCTCCACACGCAGCACGCTTTCGGCCAGCCACGCGACGTGGGTGATGTGGGCGGGCGTCAGCCCCTCGGCCTGGTCGGGCAGGCTCACCGCGAGATCGGTCTTCGGGCGCGCGCTGCAGGCCAAAAAGTACCCCTCCGCCTTCTGCGTGTCCTTCAGCCCCACCTGGGCTTCGCTGGGAACGAGCCCCTCCGTGGCGCGCACCAGACAAGACTGGCACGCGCCGGCGCGGCAGGAATGGGCCACGGTGAGCCCCGCACGCAGAAGACCCTCGAGCACGGTCTCCGTTGGGCCAAGCTCCACGGCCTTGCCCCCGCAGAGGAGCTTCGGCATGGCCTACGCCCGTCCCAACACGTGGTCGCGCACCGAGTTGGCGAGCGCAGCGACCTCGGCGATCTTGTCGTCGGCGACGCCCAGCTCCTTGAGGGTGCCGCCCAGATGCTCAATCACGATGTCGACGTGCTGATCGTTCAGGCCCTTTTCGAGCAGGTGCGCGTGTCCGGTGCGCATGTCCTTGCCCGTGTAGCTGTGAGGGCCTCCGAGCACCATGGTCAAAAAGGCCTTCTGTTTGCCGGCCTGGCGTTCCATGTCGACACCTTCGAAGAAGCGCGACACGCGTTCGTCCGAGAGCATCTTTCGGTAGAAGATGTCCACGGCGGCATCCAACGCCGCGGCCCCGCCCAGCTGATCGTAAAGTGTGGTCATGATTGCTCCTGTGAGAGAAAAGGTGTAAACAGAATGCAAGTTAAGTCGGCCCTTCGTCAACGCGAAACGTCTGCGTAGGGCACGCGGCTTCCAGGTCGCCATGCAGTTGACGCTCTTCAGTGACTACAGCCTCCGCGTGGCGCTCTATCTCGCCATGCATCCGGACGAGCGTGTGACCCTCGACGAGATCAGCGCGGCCTACGGGATCTCGCGCAACCATCTGGTGAAGGTGGTTCAACGGCTCGTGGAACTCGAGGTGGTGGCCTCCGTGCGCGGGCGGGGCGGGGGCCTGCGCCTGGCGAAGGCGCCGGCGGAGCTGAACGTGGGCGCGCTCGTGCGTGCCACCGAGCCCCACTTCAACATCGTGGAGTGCTTCGACCCGGAGACGAACACCTGCCCCATCGATCCCGTGTGTGGGCTCAAGGGCGTTCTGCGCAAAGCGGAAAAGGCGTTTTTGGCCCAGCTCGACGCCCACAGCCTGGCCGATTTCCTGCCGCGGGCCGAGCGCCTGATTCCCTTGTGGCGCCAGCATGCGGGGCGGGATCCACGGGGGTGAGCGGCCCGGGCCCGGGGGCGTTCGAAAGTTTGGCCCAAGGTCACGCCGCCGCGGCACCTAACCGAGGGAACGCACACGCATGCTCGGTTTTGTCCTGCCCCAGCCCTTTTGCCGCCTCGCGGGTCCGTCGACCCGCTGGCCGGGCATGAGGCCGTGGCAGGGCTCAAGACGAGCGCCCGGGGAGGCTCGCCCATGACGCGCGCGCCCTCCGTGCGCACCTCGGCCGACGCCCCTGCGGCGCCCACGGACGCCGACCTGGTTCTGGCGGCGCGCCAGGGTGAAGCCTGGGCCCCCGAGGCCCTCTTTCGCCGCCACGCGGACGCGCTCAACCGCTTCGTGTACCGCCTTCTCGGCGGAGACCAAGAGCTCGATGACGTGGTCCAGGACAGCTTCGTGGAAGCGCTCAAGAGCCTCGCCAAGCTGGCCGAACCCCAGGCCTTCCAAAGCTGGCTGTTTTCGATCGCCGTGGCCCGTGTGAGGCGCACGCTTCGTCATCGGCGCATGCTGAGCCGCCTGGGGCTGCGCAAGGTGGAACGGCTCGATGACCATCCGCTCGTGGCCTCCACGGCGCCGGCCGACACCCGGGCCGAGCTGAGGTCGGCTCTGGCGCTGATGGACAAGCTGCCCACGGACCTCAGGATCGTGTTTTCCCTGCGACGTGTGGAAGGTCTAGCCGTGGAAGACATCGCGCACTTGACGAAGCTGTCCCCCCGCACCGTCAAACGCAGAGCTGCCGAGGCCGAAGCCCTCTTTGCCCGCATCGCGGGCGAGCCCGAGGGCGCTGGGCGCAAAAAACAAGCGGGGCGCCGTCTGGGAGGCGTTGACGATGAAGGAGCCTGAAGACGTGACGGGAATGGGACGCGAGGCCTTGAGGGACTTTCAGCTGGACGATGTGCGGCGGGAGCGCCAGTGGAGGCAGATCCAGGCGCGCTTGGCGCCGGCCCAGGCGTCCCGTAGGACGACCCCGCGCTGGTGGTGGGCGGCGGGGGCCGGGGTGGCGTGTGCGGGCCTGGCGCTCGTTGTCGTCAGGCCCTTCATGGCGACAGACGCGCAGGACCGCTCCGCCCCTGCGTTGGCAAGCCACGAGACGCCGAAAGCGTCCGCGCCTGTGGGGGGCACGCCCGCGCGGCCGGCTGCGCCCGAAGGCGGCGGCTCTGTCGTGTTGTCCGATGGCTCCGTGGTCAAGACCCACGTACGGAGCCGCGTGCGCGTGGTCAAGGACGAGCCCGACGAGATCGCCTTGAGGGTCACGGAAGGCACCGCTGCCTTCGACGTGACGCACGCCCCGGAGCGCGGCGCCTTTTTGGTCGAGGCGGCCGACGTGGAGGTGCGCGTGGTGGGCACGCGCTTTTCGGTGGCCGTGGAACCCGGGCCAGGACAAAGCCGCACGGTGCGCGTCGTGGTGGACGAGGGGCGGGTGGCCATTCGGCGGCTCGGACAAGCGGGTCCTGCGACCACGTTCGTATCGGCGGGAGGCACCTGGAGCGGCGAGACCGAGCGCCAGGAGCTGGCGTCGAGGCGCTTCGCGGAAGCCGAGCGCCTGTTTGCGGCGGGGCACGTGGAGGCGGCCGCCCGCCGCTACGACGAGCTGCGACGGGAACACCGGGACGATCCCCGCGCGCCGCTCGCCAGCCTCGCGCTGGCGCGGCTTTACCAGGATCACTTCGCGCAGCCCCGCAAGGCGCTCGCGGCGCTCGACGATGCCCTGGCCCTGGATCCACCGCCGGCCCTCACCGAGCATGCGTCCGCGCGGCGCATCTGGGCGTTGCATGCGCTCGCCCTGACCGAGGCCTGTCGCGAAGCGCGCGAGGCCTTCACCGCGCGCTATCCGCAAAGCCCCCACGTCTCGAAGCTGCGCGGTCTTTGCAAATGACGCCCCCGGGGGGGCATGCCTCGTACAGTTTGCCTTTCGTCCTGGGCGTGCTCCTCGGCGTTTGTCCCGCGACGGCCCGGGCACAAGACGCGCAGGCGCCCCCCGGGGTGCAGAGCGCTTGCCGTCCAGGCACAAAAGGTGTGTCGCTCGAGGCCCGCGGCCCCCGGGCGGAATCGTTGCTGTCCGCGGTTGCCGAGCGGCTCGGGCCGCAGCTCCGGAGCGGGGGCCATCACTTGTGTCTCGCGCCCAGGCAAGGGCTTGCCGTGCGCACGCCCACCCGCATCGTTCTTCAGGATCTCGACCTGCCGGACCTCGTTGCCGTGAGGGTCATGGCGCTCACAACGACGGAGCAGCCAGTGAACCTGGCCTCGCTGCCTGCCGATGGCCGCGCCCACGTTGTGGCAGCGGTGGCGCTCGAACTTTGGCAGCTCC belongs to Myxococcales bacterium and includes:
- a CDS encoding DUF3996 domain-containing protein, with amino-acid sequence MNITRLLCTAAFVTALGVTAPAHATEVGNARTFGLGFGLGSPNSLVGKVFLGPGQALDFGIGVSRYGWGRCWNGDGYVRCRDGFSDVGINVDYLWQENLVYSKVTLDWHIGAGGRIWIIDQDRFDNNSNDSVALAGRMPVGLDLMFSRPSFLEVFAEIAPTLYVVPGVGLDFEGLLGARFYF
- a CDS encoding protein kinase gives rise to the protein MSDSDAWIGSVLQGRYRVIERLAEGAMGVVYRGERLQLQKPVAIKFLHPGVAQQESLRRRFEVEARAMGRLAHPNCVSVLDFGVEDVPYLVMEYAHGRSLRALLQDGPMPKARALHLGRQLLTALVHAHAHGIVHRDVKPENVMVQQSAGLEDHLRVLDFGLAKMLGDTGQLTAGLTVGTPNYMAPEQTQEGAVDARVDLYAAGIVLFEMLTGRQPFAADSVGEILRRQLHMPAPLLRQVHPAAGISPALEAVVYKAMAKRPDERFEGAQQMLDALERVPELAADAASPLVDASRVAARTPPPPLPLQARLPPPPGGKAVVAPPVIAPGSGPLPSAQAARADAPSEPSAQPTIVLSDADNLAAADGTVGAHRGAFGGAVGAAWQRARLVPVKVRYGLLALLVAGLVLFVWPRERGEPTPAEAPSAAASASRARAEGERTPVPAAVKAARPSPSAQSPAPEPPSPAGTPRPARAPDRWGKVPARGAKPAREGGSLRRASDRERWGSRW
- the ilvD gene encoding dihydroxy-acid dehydratase, encoding MPGYRSRTTTHGRNMAGARSLWRATGMKDADFDKPIIAIANSFTQFVPGHVHLHDVGQRVKKVIDAAGGWGVEFNTIAVDDGIAMGHGGMLYSLPSRDLIADSVEYMVNAHCADALVCISNCDKITPGMLIAAMRLDIPTIFVSGGPMEAGKIVGTHSRDGKPLVRKLDLIDSMIAASDDSVSDADLAELERSACPTCGSCSGMFTANSMNCLNEALGLALPGNGTLLATHARRWELFEAAGQRIVELAKRRYLQDDRSVLPRSIANFAAFENAMALDIAMGGSTNTVLHILAIAREARVDFTMADMDRLSRKVPNLCKVAPSSHYHVEDVHRAGGIFTILGELDRLGLIHRDVLTVHSSSMGQAIDENDLRRPTVTEAARQRALAAPGGVPTQVAFSQDKYFGEADMDAQKGCIRDGAHAYSQEGGLAVLFGNIAEEGCIVKTAGVDESIWKFEGPARVFHSQDAACDAIMDNQIKAGDVVVIVYEGPRGGPGMQEMLYPTSFLKGKGLGKACALITDGRFSGGTSGLSIGHISPEAAEGGAIGLVHEGDLIRIDIPARHMELVVDDATLKARRTEREALGKDAWRPNRDRGVSPTLEAYALMTTSASRGAARDVSQLTRGRKA
- a CDS encoding 2Fe-2S iron-sulfur cluster binding domain-containing protein, coding for MPKLLCGGKAVELGPTETVLEGLLRAGLTVAHSCRAGACQSCLVRATEGLVPSEAQVGLKDTQKAEGYFLACSARPKTDLAVSLPDQAEGLTPAHITHVAWLAESVLRVELAPTKTFAYRAGQFVNVVRADGLTRSYSLANLPGDGPTLTLHVRVVSQGRMSTWLASPGALGALVNLRGPAGSCFYVEGRPTQPLLLVGTGTGLAPLYGILRDALRAGHSGPIRLFHGARTPRGLYLQDELRALASTHPQVSYTACVREGAGEAGVTVGALDELAMSAGAAKDQRVFLCGDPTLVTALRKRAFLAGARLRDIYSDPFILAPPPGPSTEAA
- a CDS encoding group 1 truncated hemoglobin encodes the protein MTTLYDQLGGAAALDAAVDIFYRKMLSDERVSRFFEGVDMERQAGKQKAFLTMVLGGPHSYTGKDMRTGHAHLLEKGLNDQHVDIVIEHLGGTLKELGVADDKIAEVAALANSVRDHVLGRA
- a CDS encoding Rrf2 family transcriptional regulator, which translates into the protein MQLTLFSDYSLRVALYLAMHPDERVTLDEISAAYGISRNHLVKVVQRLVELEVVASVRGRGGGLRLAKAPAELNVGALVRATEPHFNIVECFDPETNTCPIDPVCGLKGVLRKAEKAFLAQLDAHSLADFLPRAERLIPLWRQHAGRDPRG
- a CDS encoding sigma-70 family RNA polymerase sigma factor, coding for MTRAPSVRTSADAPAAPTDADLVLAARQGEAWAPEALFRRHADALNRFVYRLLGGDQELDDVVQDSFVEALKSLAKLAEPQAFQSWLFSIAVARVRRTLRHRRMLSRLGLRKVERLDDHPLVASTAPADTRAELRSALALMDKLPTDLRIVFSLRRVEGLAVEDIAHLTKLSPRTVKRRAAEAEALFARIAGEPEGAGRKKQAGRRLGGVDDEGA
- a CDS encoding FecR family protein, giving the protein MKEPEDVTGMGREALRDFQLDDVRRERQWRQIQARLAPAQASRRTTPRWWWAAGAGVACAGLALVVVRPFMATDAQDRSAPALASHETPKASAPVGGTPARPAAPEGGGSVVLSDGSVVKTHVRSRVRVVKDEPDEIALRVTEGTAAFDVTHAPERGAFLVEAADVEVRVVGTRFSVAVEPGPGQSRTVRVVVDEGRVAIRRLGQAGPATTFVSAGGTWSGETERQELASRRFAEAERLFAAGHVEAAARRYDELRREHRDDPRAPLASLALARLYQDHFAQPRKALAALDDALALDPPPALTEHASARRIWALHALALTEACREAREAFTARYPQSPHVSKLRGLCK